In Leishmania mexicana MHOM/GT/2001/U1103 complete genome, chromosome 34, one DNA window encodes the following:
- a CDS encoding putative phosphoinositide-binding protein, whose protein sequence is MAAGNSISVKVDVPSQVKGQGTLEMSYYIYPITMRLPGFMSDARFNRRYTDFETLRGQLCATYWYCIVPPIPEKESVQDKLGKLPRMVASAKETTASEGDLLEYRRISLRRFLQRLAYHPILGKSDLLQKFTNDNEWRQCTRDPVKPPRFIVSSPLEEIARSWVPSSSASGAGAQGSGGAAGGGSGVSQTGAAYQLALSQEPVDEATWKATSEYIGELESNLKSMRNLLESLVDRHRRAASAVSNFAASFGLLAEGEEDAELRGAIEGVRDCGRKVADVYSKHADNESTRLVSTLSFYVGMCAAVRETLNHMFSARQYLRNLQKKGQELQASAMRAQPANQVQVQNELHFVNEQRAHLEEDLMGAEKTFSEEFVLFHENKQYDAKDMLKKFGMLELSFSESMKQEWDALRPMLESLGA, encoded by the coding sequence ATGGCCGCCGGAAACTCCATCTCTGTAAAGGTGGATGTGCCGTCCCAGGTGAAGGGCCAGGGCACGCTGGAGATGTCGTACTATATCTACCCCATCACGATGCGCTTGCCTGGCTTTATGAGCGATGCTAGGTTCAACCGGCGGTACACCGACTTTGAGACTCTGCGCGGCCAATTGTGTGCGACCTACTGGTACTGCATTGTGCCACCCATTCCCGAGAAGGAGTCGGTGCAGGATAAGCTGGGGAAGCTGCCGCGCATGGTGGCGTCGGCGAAGGAGACGACCGCCTCCGAGGGTGACCTGCTCGAGTACCGTCGTATCAGCCTGCGGCGCTTCCTGCAGCGGCTTGCCTACCACCCCATTCTGGGCAAGTCCGACCTTCTACAGAAATTCACGAACGATAACGAGTGGCGCCAGTGCACTCGCGACCCGGTGAAGCCGCCTCGTTTTATcgtgtcgtcgccgctggaAGAGATCGCCAGGTCATGGGTTCCGTCAAGCAGTGCGtctggcgctggtgctcaaggtagcggtggcgctgccggggGTGGTAGCGGTGTTAGCCAAACCGGAGCTGCGTATCAGTTGGCACTGTCTCAAGAGCCAGTGGATGAAGCGACGTGGAAGGCCACAAGCGAGTACATTGGTGAGCTGGAGTCTAACCTCAAGAGTATGCGCAACCTGCTGGAGTCACTCGTGGaccgccaccggcgcgcaGCCTCCGCCGTGAGCAACTTCGCCGCCTCTTTTGGGCTGCTtgcggaaggggaggaggacgccgaGCTGCGCGGCGCCATCGAAGGGGTGCGCGACTGCGGTCGCAAGGTGGCAGACGTCTACAGCAAACACGCCGATAACGAGTCGACGCGGCTTGTCAGCACGCTAAGCTTTTACGTGGGTATGTGTGCTGCAGTGCGGGAGACTCTGAATCACATGTTCAGCGCCCGCCAGTATCTGCGCAACTTGCAGAAGAAGGGCCAGGAACTGCaggcgtcggcgatgcgggCACAGCCAGCCAACCAGGTGCAGGTGCAGAACGAGCTGCACTTTGTGAATGAGCAGCGGGCCCACCTCGAGGAAGACCTCATGGGCGCCGAGAAGACCTTCAGTGAAGAGTTTGTTCTTTTCCACGAAAACAAGCAGTACGACGCCAAGGATATGCTGAAGAAGTTTGGCATGCTGGAGCTCAGCTTCTCCGAGTCAATGAAGCAGGAGTGGGACGCCCTGAGGCCAATGTTGGAGTCCCTTGGCGCATAG
- a CDS encoding putative ubiquitin hydrolase, putative,cysteine peptidase,Clan CA, family C19 has protein sequence MSDTTGDPSLLSQLQGSKAVVKRRRSMGTKSSTAFSPVKRRSPKSSATGATAAASTAAPAPPVLAFRKYKTTKTTARDADGNTAPNENGGHGDDHRPLEASPGDLQNFTTSLERKSLTAINRSAELPCVLGTDSPSAAQASSPHEDSHGCQDSASIKEPLTGASVSTSCEALSSGANEGANVVNTDALQPLRRPSRAAENGSPESDTAAAEESLCSQTGGGAFKNADTTKHRAGDGSLRLCSSNAATQKTTSPPRARLNQPSKDICPSSPSTAEGISPPNVSENLDGTIKPTAMIENADSSNVLVSRPLSASHSLSKGSADDATSIASAGQAVQGRDEAGAARVLLVVPELSPRNGSSPPHQSLSHVDGPPPLQSRAGVTAMGERNNTDSIDSFSDKGSLASRTLGLKPQAPPVQPSESAEANKSSLSTSNRSFSFVSAKAVSALSISRLHAAPIPLRNFGATCYLNAVVQCLLCTPDLLHTLNNDRKRIVREWERSYRSEGKRKSDDAQRRSCAERKAPATSSLIDLGTAHPVHHIPVPQLLLSLKAACAECNKEFSSNGQKDAHEFLITLLGVIDKEVSRSKSDSQETFKDFEDEKKSDAYARWVSWMQQESNSTVYDVFGGITGCTVKCSSCELTSYRFEVLLHISLPISYRSRSQGGRTAIQLSNRGLDDQEEPKQVAAVDELLREMFFSKRGESLNGPMQLRCDRCKQRRDKSLWYSMEYWSPILVLHLKRFNNAGVKNEAAVVFPYTFHPHRYVKYQLYGVCCHRGTSSSGHYTAYTYVEEEDKKAVVRKKALAVAAVSNSYQSALKGARCDRIVSPLTLLGGGDTGIFAWSNGVSVRNGGSMVRAGSDTFSQKGNGRADGKDQARSAGKTAKAGKWYLCNDKNITEVTAPDVLSMTKEAYILFYRRVDDEDVTII, from the coding sequence ATGTCGGACACTACCGGCGACCCTTCCTTGCTCAGTCAACTGCAAGGAAGCAAAGCAGTGGTGAAGCGAAGGCGTAGCATGGGCACCAAGTCGTCCACTGCGTTCTCGCCTGTGAAGCGACGCTCTCCGAAGTCAAGCGCCACCGGTGcaactgctgccgcctccaccgccgcaccggcACCCCCCGTTTTGGCGTTTCGGAAGTACAAGACGACAAAAACGACTGCAAGGGACGCGGACGGCAACACCGCGCCCAACGAAAATGGTGGTCACGGCGACGACCACAGGCCTCTGGAAGCGTCACCCGGCGATCTGCAGAATTTTACCACGTCTCTAGAGCGCAAATCTCTGACCGCGATCAACAGAAGTGCCGAGTTGCCATGCGTCTTAGGCACCGACTCGCCGTCTGCTGCACAGGCTTCCAGTCCTCACGAGGACTCACATGGGTGCCAGGACAGCGCATCGATAAAAGAACCGCTGACGGGCGCTTCAGTGAGTACTTCGTGCGAAGCGCTGTCGTCTGGTGCGAATGAGGGAGCCAATGTGGTCAACACGGACGCTCTGCAGCCGTTGAGGAGGCCAAGTCGAGCTGCTGAGAACGGGTCTCCTGAATCCGacacggcagctgcagaggaGTCACTCTGTAGCCAAaccggcggtggtgcatTCAAAAATGCTGACACTACAAAGCACAGAGCCGGAGACGGGTCCCTTCGCCTTTGCTCATCCAATGCCGCGACGCAGAAAACGACGTCGCCCCCACGTGCGCGTCTGAACCAACCTTCAAAAGACATCTGCCCTTCTAGCCCCTCCACAGCGGAAGGGATCTCTCCCCCGAATGTCTCAGAGAATTTGGACGGCACCATCAAACCCACAGCGATGATCGAGAATGCCGACTCAAGCAATGTGCTTGTCTCTCGTCCACTATCTGCTTCTCACAGCCTCAGTAAAGGATCTGCTGACGATGCAACATCCATCGCCAGTGCGGGACAGGCCGTGCAAGGGCGGGATGAGGCAGGTGCGGCAAGAGTGTTGTTGGTGGTGCCGGAGCTGTCTCCCAGAAACGGGTCTAGCCCACCTCATCAAAGCCTCTCGCACGTTGAcgggccccctcccctgcagTCACGGGCGGGCGTGACGGCTATGGGAGAGAGGAACAACACGGATAGCATCGACTCCTTTTCCGACAAAGGATCTTTGGCCTCACGCACACTGGGCCTCAAGCCTCAAGCTCCGCCAGTGCAACCGTCAGAATCTGCAGAGGCCAACAAGTCGTCGTTGTCGACGTCAAACCGTAGCTTTTCATTTGTCAGTGCGAAGGCGGTGTCAgcgctctccatctctcGACTGCACGCCGCGCCGATTCCACTGCGCAATTTCGGCGCGACGTGCTATCTGAACGCGGTCGTGCAGTGCCTGCTATGTACACCTGAcctgctgcacacgctgaACAATGACCGTAAACGGATCGTGCGCGAATGGGAGAGGAGCTACCGCTCCGAGGGGAAGCGAAAGTCAGACGACGCCCAacggcgcagctgtgctGAGCGCAAGGCCCCGGCGACGTCTTCGCTGATTGATTTGGGGACCGCACACCCCGTGCACCACATCCCGGTTCCGCAGCTTCTTCTCAGCCTCAAGGCGGCTTGTGCGGAGTGTAACAAGGAGTTTTCGTCTAATGGGCAGAAAGACGCGCATGAGTTTCTCATCACACTGTTGGGGGTGATCGACAAAGAGGTTAGCCGCAGCAAGTCAGACAGCCAGGAAACCTTCAAAGACTTCGAAGATGAGAAAAAGAGTGATGCGTACGCGCGATGGGTGAGCTGGATGCAGCAGGAGAGCAACTCGACCGTGTACGACGTTTTTGGCGGAATCACCGGCTGCACCGTCAAGTGCTCTAGCTGTGAACTGACCTCCTACCGCTTTgaagtgctgctgcacatctcCTTGCCCATATCTTACCGTTCCCGCTCTCAGGGCGGCAGAACCGCCATCCAGTTGTCCAATAGAGGGCTCGACGACCAGGAGGAGCCTAAACAGGTTGCTGCCGTtgacgagctgctgcgcgagatgTTCTTTAGCAAGCGTGGGGAGTCCCTGAATGGTCCGATGCAATTGAGGTGCGACCGTTgcaagcagcggcgggacAAGAGTCTATGGTATTCGATGGAGTACTGGTCGCCGATCCTGGTGCTTCATTTGAAGCGCTTCAACAACGCGGGCGTCAAGAATGAGGCGGCGGTAGTGTTTCCGTACACGTTTCACCCGCACCGGTATGTCAAGTATCAGCTGTACGGCgtctgctgccaccgcggcaCTTCCTCCTCCGGGCACTATACGGCGTACACctacgtggaggaggaggacaagaaAGCCGTAGTGCGCAAAAAAGCCCTCGCTGTTGCGGCTGTCTCCAATTCCTACCAGTCCGCGCTGAAAGGTGCGCGATGCGACCGCATCGTCAGCCCCCTGACACTTCTGGGCGGAGGTGACACCGGTATCTTCGCCTGGTCCAACGGCGTCAGCGTACGAAACGGCGGCAGTATGGTTCGGGCTGGTAGTGATACATTCAGCCAAAAGGGAAACGGAAGGGCTGATGGAAAAGATCAGGCGCGTTCGGCAGGGAAGACGGCGAAGGCTGGCAAATGGTATCTGTGCAACGACAAAAACATCACcgaggtgacggcgccggACGTGCTGTCGATGACGAAGGAGGCATACATCCTTTTTTACCGGCGCGTTGATGATGAGGATGTGACGATCATCTGA